Proteins from one Mesoplasma sp. JKS002658 genomic window:
- a CDS encoding BMP family ABC transporter substrate-binding protein produces the protein MKKTLGILSSIGVIGISTTSVIGCIAPKYASGVEGQRVVLVTESGKVDDHAFNEDAYKGMNTYLMYNYNLIGKNNYVESVDASYTSLVSGYRLAKLKKADALVLSGFAHIPTLSEATKLFKNQSVILIDGKADYDNPEYQNVISIVFNSQIASMQAVFDAAYWATTKVKDAQGNETEKMQGDVNGDGKITFGTFGGTSFKYAVDNYMWGAFLGVELFNQYYATTSESYRKIYLANTSTHQVGDLKITSSSDAAYYSGNFQLGGATKSGIVDKLIGQEKSDLIFPIAGPQIQDVLNYIPRGFNGRPYIIGVDGDQATAYDSDAVHGRFITSAIKNISSATQAALQHSSSLKDRSGNAWTDVWDGLSPTPALNWSVDLVDDGSGKYQLKTHKLFLYDEEKQDDAPDATNVLINYVNAAFEKTSMEISSYMDGALIQKIAEEIVAKKLIAVKLS, from the coding sequence ATGCTAGTGGTGTTGAGGGCCAACGAGTGGTTTTAGTTACTGAAAGTGGTAAAGTCGACGATCACGCTTTCAATGAAGACGCTTACAAAGGAATGAATACCTATTTAATGTACAATTATAACCTGATTGGGAAAAATAATTATGTTGAGTCAGTCGACGCTTCTTACACTTCCCTGGTTTCAGGTTACCGTTTAGCAAAACTTAAAAAAGCTGATGCGTTGGTTTTGTCAGGATTTGCTCATATCCCTACTTTAAGTGAAGCTACCAAGTTGTTTAAAAATCAATCTGTAATTCTGATTGATGGAAAAGCAGACTATGATAATCCTGAATATCAAAATGTGATTAGTATTGTTTTTAATTCCCAAATTGCAAGTATGCAAGCAGTTTTTGATGCTGCTTATTGAGCAACTACCAAGGTTAAGGATGCTCAAGGCAATGAAACAGAAAAAATGCAAGGTGATGTTAATGGGGATGGAAAAATTACTTTTGGTACTTTTGGAGGAACCTCGTTTAAGTATGCAGTAGATAACTATATGTGGGGGGCATTCTTGGGAGTTGAACTTTTCAATCAGTATTATGCCACTACCTCTGAATCATACCGAAAAATTTATTTAGCCAATACTTCCACTCATCAAGTGGGTGATTTGAAAATTACTTCTTCATCCGATGCTGCTTATTACAGCGGTAATTTTCAATTAGGAGGGGCTACTAAATCAGGTATTGTTGATAAGTTAATTGGTCAAGAAAAATCAGACTTAATTTTTCCGATTGCTGGGCCTCAAATTCAAGATGTTTTAAACTATATTCCTCGTGGGTTTAATGGTCGACCTTACATTATTGGGGTGGATGGAGATCAAGCGACTGCTTATGATAGTGATGCTGTTCACGGACGTTTTATTACTAGTGCAATTAAAAATATTAGTAGTGCCACACAAGCTGCCTTACAACATTCTTCTTCTTTAAAAGATAGGAGCGGGAATGCTTGAACTGACGTGTGGGATGGTCTTTCTCCAACTCCAGCTTTGAATTGGTCCGTGGATTTGGTTGATGATGGTAGTGGGAAATATCAACTTAAAACCCATAAGTTATTCTTATATGATGAAGAAAAACAAGACGATGCACCAGATGCTACCAATGTCTTAATTAATTACGTCAATGCTGCTTTTGAAAAAACCAGCATGGAGATTAGTAGTTATATGGACGGGGCTTTAATTCAGAAGATTGCTGAGGAAATTGTTGCAAAAAAGTTAATCGCGGTGAAATTAAGTTAG
- a CDS encoding ABC transporter ATP-binding protein, whose protein sequence is MSEYAVEMLDITKTFNNGMIVANDHLTLRVKKNDIHALVGENGAGKSTLMSILFGMYQPDSGEIKINGEPVIITDPIKANQYKIGMVHQHFKLVQVMKVWENIALGVEETSLKIFTNQAKIKHQITNIMDQYGLHVDLNAKIEDISVGMQQRVEILKILYRNADILVFDEPTAVLTPKEIDNLLMIMKNLQAKGKTIIFITHKLEEIKKVATKATVIRLGKNVREFDVKEIKGNVLGEAMVGRKLVKVKNKDHTHGKKKVFEVINLTVKKESDHRLNAVENLSLTIHEGEILAVAGVEGNGQKELIEAVTGLLKPSSGGIVFKGVNINNTSIKKRYEMGMSHIPEDRHKYGMIMDFNVLDNIVLQSIDKKPFTTLKMINQNEVEKYGEQIIHQYDVRGSRNGKALSRSLSGGNQQKFVVGREINRAHDLLVVVQPTRGLDIGAIEYIHSQILAEKAQNKAVLLVSYELSEVMSLADNIAVINDGRIIKTLSANKVKRAEIGALMGGSTLTQKGVNLHE, encoded by the coding sequence ATGAGTGAATATGCTGTAGAAATGCTTGATATTACCAAAACGTTTAACAACGGAATGATTGTTGCAAATGATCATTTAACTTTAAGGGTAAAAAAGAATGACATTCATGCTTTGGTTGGTGAAAACGGGGCTGGTAAATCAACGTTGATGAGTATTTTATTTGGGATGTACCAACCAGATAGTGGTGAAATTAAAATTAATGGTGAACCAGTAATTATTACTGATCCGATTAAAGCGAATCAATACAAAATTGGGATGGTTCACCAACACTTTAAGTTAGTGCAGGTGATGAAGGTGTGAGAAAACATCGCGCTGGGAGTAGAAGAAACTAGTTTAAAAATCTTTACCAACCAAGCGAAGATTAAACACCAAATTACTAACATTATGGATCAATATGGTTTACACGTTGACTTGAACGCTAAGATTGAAGATATTTCTGTGGGGATGCAACAACGCGTAGAGATTTTAAAGATTCTTTATCGTAATGCTGATATTTTGGTCTTTGATGAACCAACAGCAGTGCTAACTCCTAAAGAAATCGATAATTTATTAATGATTATGAAGAACTTACAAGCTAAAGGGAAGACGATTATTTTTATTACTCACAAACTTGAAGAGATTAAAAAGGTTGCTACGAAAGCGACAGTTATTCGTCTTGGTAAAAACGTCCGAGAATTTGATGTTAAAGAGATCAAAGGCAACGTGCTTGGTGAAGCTATGGTAGGAAGAAAACTTGTTAAAGTTAAAAACAAAGATCATACTCATGGCAAGAAAAAAGTTTTTGAAGTAATTAATTTAACTGTCAAAAAGGAAAGCGATCACCGTTTAAATGCTGTAGAGAACTTAAGTTTAACAATTCATGAAGGAGAAATTCTTGCAGTTGCAGGAGTAGAAGGAAACGGACAAAAAGAACTAATTGAAGCTGTTACTGGTTTACTTAAACCATCAAGTGGAGGAATTGTCTTTAAAGGGGTTAATATCAATAACACTTCGATTAAAAAGCGTTATGAAATGGGAATGAGTCATATTCCTGAAGACCGCCATAAGTACGGAATGATCATGGATTTTAACGTTTTAGACAATATTGTCTTACAAAGTATTGATAAGAAACCGTTCACAACTTTAAAAATGATTAATCAAAACGAAGTGGAAAAATATGGTGAACAAATTATTCACCAGTATGATGTGCGCGGTAGTCGCAACGGAAAAGCATTATCACGAAGTCTGTCAGGAGGGAACCAACAAAAGTTTGTGGTTGGAAGAGAAATTAATCGGGCTCATGACTTACTAGTAGTGGTTCAACCAACTCGTGGATTAGATATTGGCGCAATTGAATATATCCACAGTCAAATCTTAGCAGAAAAAGCGCAGAATAAAGCGGTGTTACTAGTATCTTATGAACTTAGTGAAGTCATGAGTTTAGCTGATAACATTGCAGTGATTAATGATGGTCGGATTATTAAAACTTTGAGTGCTAATAAAGTTAAACGAGCAGAGATTGGGGCATTAATGGGTGGTAGCACCTTAACTCAGAAAGGGGTTAATCTTCATGAATAA
- a CDS encoding ABC transporter permease, translating into MNKWNLFNWKLQRKTRDVFSSYETREKFKYIKGSVFAIVLGLIIAGIIIAAQNVNPFVYLRELFNVSFSSLFVEQTFQWLAIYIVVGLAVGLGFKSGIFNIGVSGQMLLGAGISIIYYRLAVGDNHAMHAGDIIVVFLICLFSGAFLAGIAGALKALFNIHEVVTTIMLNWTIWYLLKFLFTKYQSLTGAGISTSASMPSDQLAINGSSIAIPLIIAFICLVLVAFLLTKTVFGYKLKAVGSSPNAAKYAGFNVKAKIVESMLISGGLAGIASFVNVLTLNPNISFTVDNLPAIGYDAIAISLVAFNNPIGIFFTSFLWGILQSGGAGTASLFNMSNQTSSLIFGIIVYFAAISVVFINYYPILKLKINLASFSSRTTREQVQKLWSERQKIIKIRWSLRPGLDVQNYTQAMKEEKRLLKLSYQQGVEKISYQEYKKQVQAINQQIRAYVRDYRKNLREVDKKLGQAIKTVKKDNYIQRLTLAKQGIKRRERLLLRISDQNALGHLEEVKATYIGIQDYLKQEAHNYHHWLKTQLEPIKAEYQQKVYEIEAWYEGKSGDLTHYWTWFNLSIETKGEIKKQKIKTKNKVESLRTDYRLNKSAIRRDKTLGGAEKQQALAKLKTAITDQIIALREAGQAVIEQQQALAVNAKTNYQKAKNNVQVRAKLKTMQKSYLHKLDSAKETYQKKVVALKEANETRRHQFDKTTSQGQIAAMQGFVSTYDNYKNQLKNQQVYSGIYLNQLAEKITLMWVDLQTINHDSFFTAQDTRVSFYIKKRIYQWLAKEEKWVEESKIAYHNLDETREIKVDTKRIMTTYKQSLVLFSEDYKTEKQQIMNNKDLNHQTKGLMLNENERTYSERLQTYILDLEAKTRSRSFLESEVK; encoded by the coding sequence ATGAATAAATGAAATTTATTCAACTGAAAACTACAGCGAAAAACTCGTGATGTATTTTCTTCTTATGAAACTCGTGAGAAGTTTAAATATATTAAGGGATCAGTTTTTGCAATTGTTTTAGGTTTAATTATTGCTGGGATTATTATTGCTGCTCAAAACGTCAATCCCTTTGTCTATTTAAGAGAATTATTTAATGTTTCTTTTAGTAGCTTATTTGTTGAACAAACATTCCAATGATTGGCAATTTATATTGTTGTTGGTTTAGCAGTTGGGCTTGGTTTCAAATCCGGGATCTTTAATATTGGGGTCTCTGGACAGATGTTATTAGGGGCAGGAATCTCAATTATTTATTATCGTTTAGCAGTTGGTGATAATCACGCGATGCATGCTGGTGATATTATTGTTGTTTTCTTGATTTGTCTGTTTTCAGGAGCATTCTTAGCAGGAATTGCTGGTGCTCTAAAAGCTTTATTCAACATTCACGAAGTTGTAACTACAATTATGTTGAACTGAACAATTTGATACTTGTTAAAATTCTTGTTTACCAAGTATCAAAGTTTGACTGGAGCTGGAATTAGCACGAGTGCTTCAATGCCTTCAGATCAACTAGCAATTAATGGCAGTTCAATCGCCATTCCTTTAATTATTGCCTTTATTTGTTTGGTTTTGGTTGCTTTCTTATTAACCAAAACTGTTTTTGGTTATAAATTAAAAGCGGTTGGTTCCTCACCAAATGCAGCAAAATATGCTGGGTTTAATGTTAAAGCCAAAATTGTTGAATCAATGTTGATTTCTGGGGGATTAGCAGGAATCGCTTCGTTTGTTAACGTGTTAACTTTAAATCCCAACATTTCCTTTACTGTGGACAATCTTCCTGCAATTGGTTATGATGCGATTGCGATTTCTCTAGTAGCCTTTAATAATCCAATCGGAATCTTCTTCACTTCGTTTTTGTGAGGAATTTTACAATCAGGAGGAGCTGGAACTGCATCTTTATTTAACATGTCGAACCAAACCTCAAGTTTAATCTTTGGAATTATTGTTTATTTTGCTGCCATTTCAGTAGTCTTTATTAATTATTATCCAATCTTGAAGTTGAAGATTAATTTAGCTAGTTTTTCTTCGCGTACGACTCGTGAACAAGTTCAAAAGTTATGATCAGAACGTCAAAAGATTATTAAAATTCGTTGAAGTTTGCGTCCTGGTTTAGATGTGCAAAACTACACTCAAGCAATGAAAGAAGAAAAGCGTCTTTTAAAACTTAGTTATCAACAAGGGGTTGAAAAGATTTCTTATCAAGAATACAAAAAACAAGTTCAAGCAATTAATCAGCAAATTCGTGCTTATGTTCGTGATTATAGAAAAAACCTAAGAGAAGTTGATAAAAAACTTGGTCAAGCAATTAAAACTGTGAAAAAAGATAACTACATTCAACGTTTGACCTTAGCAAAACAAGGGATTAAACGTCGCGAACGATTGTTATTAAGAATCAGCGATCAAAACGCCTTGGGACATTTAGAAGAAGTTAAAGCAACTTATATCGGAATCCAAGACTACTTAAAACAAGAAGCGCACAACTATCATCACTGACTAAAAACTCAATTAGAACCAATCAAAGCAGAATATCAACAAAAGGTTTATGAAATTGAAGCTTGATATGAAGGGAAAAGTGGAGATTTAACTCACTACTGAACTTGATTTAACTTATCAATTGAAACTAAGGGAGAAATCAAAAAACAAAAGATTAAGACCAAGAATAAAGTTGAATCGTTAAGAACTGATTATCGTTTGAATAAGAGCGCTATTCGTCGTGACAAAACATTAGGTGGGGCAGAAAAACAACAAGCACTTGCTAAGCTAAAAACAGCAATCACTGATCAAATTATAGCTTTAAGAGAAGCTGGTCAAGCAGTGATTGAACAACAACAAGCACTTGCGGTTAATGCAAAAACTAATTATCAAAAGGCTAAAAATAATGTTCAAGTTAGAGCAAAACTTAAAACGATGCAAAAGAGTTATCTTCACAAGTTGGATAGTGCTAAAGAAACTTATCAAAAAAAGGTCGTTGCTCTTAAAGAAGCGAATGAAACTCGTCGTCACCAGTTTGATAAAACCACTAGTCAGGGTCAAATTGCAGCAATGCAAGGATTTGTTAGCACTTATGATAACTATAAAAATCAGTTAAAAAACCAACAAGTTTATTCAGGAATTTATTTAAATCAACTAGCAGAAAAAATTACTTTAATGTGAGTCGACTTACAAACAATCAATCACGATAGTTTCTTTACTGCTCAAGATACTCGAGTTTCTTTCTATATTAAGAAGCGAATTTATCAATGATTAGCAAAAGAAGAAAAGTGGGTTGAAGAATCAAAGATTGCTTATCATAATCTGGATGAAACTAGAGAAATTAAAGTGGACACAAAGCGAATAATGACCACTTATAAACAGAGTTTGGTGTTATTCAGTGAAGATTATAAAACTGAAAAACAACAAATTATGAACAACAAAGATTTAAACCATCAAACCAAAGGTTTGATGCTAAATGAAAATGAACGAACTTATAGTGAACGTTTACAAACCTATATTTTAGATTTGGAAGCAAAAACCAGAAGCCGAAGTTTTCTTGAAAGTGAGGTGAAATAG
- a CDS encoding ABC transporter permease — MLSFLDYAFALCAILLLAALSGYVSERSGVVNIGIEGMMSIGALVVAMIGSAVNKSSTHNLDQLWVVLVGGIVAAVFALFHGFASITLKANQVISGTAINILAAGIALFFATSGFFGSSATDISTNFHSLYVDANHVLPVWLLIGLGIAVLLLVFFTFTKFGMRYKMVGENPNAVDAAGISVTKYRYLAVFLSGFLAGIGGGVMICTIVGGGTFGGTTFGFGFLGLAILIFGQWNILYITIGVVAFGFLYTLGNQLGTLTTNISIKNNAGIFRIIPFVLTIVVMVIFSKWSHAPAANGQPFDKALR; from the coding sequence ATGTTATCCTTTTTAGATTATGCTTTTGCTTTATGTGCAATTTTATTATTAGCAGCACTTTCTGGATATGTCAGTGAACGAAGTGGGGTTGTTAACATCGGTATCGAAGGAATGATGAGTATTGGGGCATTAGTCGTAGCAATGATTGGCTCAGCGGTGAACAAAAGTTCCACTCACAACCTAGATCAACTTTGAGTCGTCTTGGTGGGAGGAATTGTTGCTGCTGTGTTTGCCCTCTTCCACGGGTTTGCCTCAATTACTTTAAAAGCCAATCAGGTAATTTCAGGAACAGCAATTAATATTCTGGCTGCAGGAATCGCATTATTCTTTGCTACTTCAGGATTTTTTGGTTCAAGTGCCACAGATATTTCTACTAACTTTCATTCTTTATATGTTGATGCCAATCATGTTCTTCCAGTTTGATTATTAATCGGTCTAGGAATTGCGGTGTTATTACTAGTTTTCTTTACTTTCACTAAGTTTGGAATGCGCTATAAAATGGTTGGAGAAAATCCTAATGCAGTTGATGCAGCAGGAATTTCAGTAACTAAATATCGTTACCTTGCTGTCTTTTTATCTGGTTTCTTAGCTGGAATTGGTGGAGGAGTGATGATTTGCACCATTGTTGGAGGAGGAACTTTTGGAGGAACCACTTTTGGTTTTGGGTTCTTAGGACTAGCGATTCTAATCTTTGGTCAATGAAATATTCTTTATATTACCATTGGGGTTGTTGCTTTTGGGTTCTTATACACTTTAGGAAACCAATTAGGGACTTTAACCACTAATATATCAATTAAGAATAATGCAGGAATCTTTAGAATTATTCCCTTTGTCTTAACAATTGTTGTCATGGTGATCTTTTCGAAGTGATCACACGCTCCAGCAGCGAACGGGCAGCCTTTTGATAAGGCCCTGCGGTAG